The Methanoregula sp. sequence CATAATCACCTGAACCAAGTCTTCAACCACTTCGCTTCCATCTGGGATACATCAAGATCCTTAAGCCCGTTGAGACGTGTATCCTTTAAGACAACTTCGCGGATCTTGTCCGTGTTGGAGTCAAACCACATCTCTTTTGTCCTGCCATATCGTCCGCGGCTCACAACCCGGGTGTTGATCACTCCGAGCATATTCAACTCGGAGATCAGATCGGTGATCCTGCGGTGGGTAAGCACATCGAGCTGAATAGTCGGTGCAATATCCTGGTATATGCGTGAGACTTCCCCGCTCGTAAAGATATTCTGACCCAGTTTTTCTAAGACCAGCATGGAGAAGAGGATCAGCTTGCTCTGGGTTGGCAGCGTTGCAATGCATTCAATCATGCTATCGGTCTCAATTTTTGCCTGCGCCTGTTTGACGTGTTCCTCAGTAACCTGCGAGGATTCATCGCGATCTGCAAGTTCCCCGGAGATCCTGAACAGGTCAAGCGCCCTGCGGGCATCTCCATGTTCCTGCGCCGCAAGCGCTGAACACAGGGGGATAACACCTTCCGCAAGGGCTCCTGCAATAAATGCTCCATCAGCACGTTGTGCAAGAATATCCACCAGTTGTGGTGCATTATAGGGGGGAAACACAATCTCTTCTTCAGAGAGCGAGGAGAGAACGCGGGGATCCAGGAAATCCTTGAAGCTGAGGTCGTTTGAGATCCCGATAATACTGACTTTGGAATTTTTAAGATCGGAATTGATCCGGGTAAGATTGTAGAGGGTATCATCGCCACTCTTTTTTACCAGTTTGTCGATCTCGTCAAGCACTATTACCAGCACACCACCACTGGCTTCCAGCTGATTTTTGAGCTCCGCATATACCTGATCGGTAGGCCACCCGGTCATAGGTATATGTGTACGTGTTTTATCGCTTCCCAGTTCTTCAGACACGTCAAGACTCTTGGCAATCTGGGCAAGCACCCTGTATTGGGTATCAATCACTTCACAGTTCAGATGTACAAGGCGGCAGATTGGTCCCATCTTGCTGCTTGCCTTTTCCAGCTCCGTTCCGACATATCGGACACATGCGGTCTTACCGGTGCCGGTTTTCCCATAAATCAGGATATTTGAAGGGGTTTCATTTCTCAGTGATGGTGCAAGGATTGATGCCACCTCCTCAATTTGCGGTTTTCTATGGGGGAGAATCTGAGGTCGGTAAGAATGTCGGAGCACCTCACGATCCTTAAATATCCGGTTGTTGGTGAGATATTTTTTAAATAGTCCCGTTGACGGGTCTTCTGTTTCGGGCATGGTCACACTGTAGTGCAGAGAATTGGTGCGAATACCCTAAAAAACGATCGGT is a genomic window containing:
- a CDS encoding ORC1-type DNA replication protein, which gives rise to MPETEDPSTGLFKKYLTNNRIFKDREVLRHSYRPQILPHRKPQIEEVASILAPSLRNETPSNILIYGKTGTGKTACVRYVGTELEKASSKMGPICRLVHLNCEVIDTQYRVLAQIAKSLDVSEELGSDKTRTHIPMTGWPTDQVYAELKNQLEASGGVLVIVLDEIDKLVKKSGDDTLYNLTRINSDLKNSKVSIIGISNDLSFKDFLDPRVLSSLSEEEIVFPPYNAPQLVDILAQRADGAFIAGALAEGVIPLCSALAAQEHGDARRALDLFRISGELADRDESSQVTEEHVKQAQAKIETDSMIECIATLPTQSKLILFSMLVLEKLGQNIFTSGEVSRIYQDIAPTIQLDVLTHRRITDLISELNMLGVINTRVVSRGRYGRTKEMWFDSNTDKIREVVLKDTRLNGLKDLDVSQMEAKWLKTWFR